The Devosia sp. 1566 sequence TCTTTATGAATATCGTGCCCCGATCAATCTCACCAATCTGCGCCTGCTGGCCAAGGCACTGGCGCCGGCCTTTCTGCGCATAAGCGGCACCTGGGCCAATTCGACGTATTTTGCTGAGGGGGACAACCCGCCAGCGGCGCCGCCCCCGGGCTTTGGCAGCGTGCTGACGCAACAGCAATGGCAGGGGGCTATCGATTTTTCGCGCGCGGTTGAGGCGCCCATTGTCACCTCCATGGCGGTGAGCGGAGGTACCCGCGACGCCGACGCAGTCTGGCAGCCCGACGCGGCGCGCAGATGGCTGGCCTTTACCAAGGCGCATGGCGGGATGGTCGCCGCGGCTGAATACTTCAACGAGCCCACGATGGCGAGCCTGGGCGGCGCCCCCCAACTACACCGCGGCGGACTTTGGTCGCGACTTCAACATTTTCGAAACGATGCTGCGCCGCGAGTTTCCGGACACTGCGCTGCTGGGTCCCGGCTCAGTGGGCGAGGCGGATGCCAATTGGGCGGTCGCGCGCGGCGGTTATGGCAGCTTCCAGATTTTGAAAAGTGAGGACCTGGCGCAGTACACCGGGGGCGCCGACGCCTTTTCCTACCATCATTACGGCGCGGTATCGCAGCGCGGCGCACCCATGGGCCATCAAACCAGCCCGGACCGAGCGCTGGGCGAGGGGTGGCTTTCCCGGACCGACCAAACGCTCGCCTATTGCCGGCGCGTGCGGGATCGCTGGATGCCGGGCAAGCGCTTCTGGAACACCGAAACGGGGGAAACGGCCTGTGGTGGAAACCCCTGGGCCGGCAGCTTTCTCGACACCTTCCGCTATCTCGACCAACTCGGGCGTTTGGCCCGTCAGGAGGTGGAGGTCGTGCTCCACAACACCCTTGCGGCGAGCGGCTACAGCCTGCTCCACGAAGGCGACTTCACGCCTAAGCCAAGCTATTGGGGGGCGCTGCTATGGCGCGGGCTAATGGGAACAACAGTGCTCGATACCGGCTTCACCAATCGACCCGGACTGCATGTCTATGCCCATAACCTGCGCAGAGCGGCGGGGGGCGTGGCGCTTTTGGTACTCAACACGGATCGTGCGGCAAGCCGCAGCCTGGCCATACCGGTGGCCGCGCAGCGCTTCACGCTCGCCGCCACCAGCGTGACCGACACGTCAGTGACCCTCAACGGCACGCCGCTCGAGCTCGGCGCCGGCGATGCGCTGCCAGCGATGGCGGGCCAGCAGGTGGGCGCGGGCGAACTCGCCTTTGTCCCTGCAACCATCACCTTCCTCGCGATCCCTGCGGCGCAGAACGAAGCCTGTCGCTGAGATCGTCGCGCCCTGAGCAGGGTCGCGAAAGTTGGTTCTCTGGCACTTTGGCGGTGGCGCCGGGTTCCACCCCCGGCGGGCGATCACGCGTGCCGGTACGAGGGCGCATTTACTGCGTGGCAGCTATTGCTACCTGCCGCCCAAGAGCAGTCGGTCGGCTTGCCACCCCACTTCAGCCATGCCCGGCGCTCGAGCTAGCCGCGGGTCTCTTGGCCTTCGCTGCCCCAGTTGGGATCAGAATTTCCCAATCATTACAGTGCCCATCTATGTCGCAGCGGGCGCGCCACTTCTTTTCCATGACTTAGATTATTCCACCCGCCTTTGCCGCAGTGCTCGGCGAGGTCGGTTGTGAGTGCGCCAGCTTTCCCTTGGGAGACGGTTGCCAGCCGGCGGCCGCGCCGGCTGGCAACCAGATGCGTTTACGTCTCCTGCAGGCTTCTTCGGACCGCGAGGCGGGTCATTTTCTCGCTAAGCGTTCGCCGGGGGACCTGGAGGGTTTCGGCAACGGCCGCGACCGAGCCGGCGTGGAGAGACAGTTCGGCCTCGATGACGTGCCGTTCATAGCTCGCGACACGATCGGCCAGGCTCAGGCCCGAAACTGGCACCGCCTTGATGCGCGGATCAAGGATCGCCTGGAGCGAATGGCCCGACGGGTGAAGACCTAGCGCAAAGCGTTCGGCGGCGGCGCGCAACTCGCGCACATTGCCCGGCCAGGAATGCATCACCAGGGCATTGATGTCGGCCGGGTGGAGCGGAGGCACCGGTCGGCCAAAGCGGTGGGCGGCTTGGGCAAGGAAATGGTGGAACAGCATGACGCAATCGTCACCGCGCTCACGCATGGGGGGCAGCTGGAGCGTCGCCATGTTGAGGCGATAAAACAGGTCCGCGCGAAACCGCCCGGCCTCTGACTCAGCGCGCAGATCCACTTTGGACGCGGCAACAATGCGCAGATCGAGCGGGATCTGCCGGTTGGAGCCGAGGCGCTCCACGGTGCGCTCCTGGATCACCCGCAGCACCTTGGCCTGCGCGAGGAGCGGCATGGATTCGATCTCGTCCAGCAGCAGCGTGCCGCCATTGGCGAACTCGAATTTGCCGATGCGCTGGCCCTTGGCGCCCGTAAAGGCGCCGCCTTCGTGGCCAAACAACTCCGATTCAATGAGCTCGGCCGGGATCGCGGCGCAGTTGACGGCGACAAACGGGCCCTTGGCGCGGGGGGAGAAATCATGAAGGCACCGGGCGACCACTTCCTTGCCCGTGCCGGTTTCCCCCAGCACCACGACGTCGGTTGGAATGGGGGCGAGCTCACGGATGGCATGGCGCAGCTCTTCCATGATCCCTGAGGCGCCGACCAGGCGGGCGGCGAGTTCATTTTCGCCCCCATCGAGGCGCCGCCGCAGCTGGGCGATTTCGCGCTTGAGCGCGGCCTGCGACACGGCGCGATGAAGGCTGGCGACGAGTTCGTCGGGCACATAGGGCTTTTGCAGGAAATCAAAGGCACCCGCGCGCATGGCCCCCACGGCCATGGGCACATCGCCATGACCGGTAATGAGGATGACCTCGGTGGGCAGCGCCCGGTCGCGTACGGTGCGCAACAGGTTCATGCCCGACAGCCCCGGCATGCGCACATCGGTCAGCACTACATCGGGATGCACATCATCGAGCGCCAGCAGGGCTTCGGCGGCGCTGGTCGCGACCTCCACGGCAAAGCCGGAGAGGCGCAACCATTGCGCAAGGGCCGTGCGCACCATCTCCTCATCGTCAACAATTAGAACCAGGGGATCGCTCATGCGAATAGTTTCTCCGCAACACTGGAGTGGGCAAGGGGAAGGCGGACGGTGAAGGTGGAGCCCTGCTCGGGAGAGCTGCGTACGGTGATGGCGCCCCCCAGATCGCGCACCAGCCCATAGGATATGGCAAGGCCGAGGCCCAGCCCGCGCCCGACTTCCTTGGTGGTGTAGAATGGGTCGAAGACATTGCCCAGATCGGCCGGGGCGATGCCGGTCCCGGTATCGGTGACCACTATCTCGGCGCTGCGCTCATGCCGGTGCACGCCAATTGACAGCACCCGCACCGCGCTATGTTCCATCGCATCGGCGGCGTTGGACAGGAGGTTGATCACAACCTGTTCGAGATGAACGGGATTGCCGGTGGCCGGCAGCGCGGCGCGATGGCGCTGATATTCCACATCAATGCCAAAGGCGCGCAGCTTGTGGTCGACGAGGTCGAGGGCGTTGTTGATGACGCTGCCCAGCTCGGACTGCTGTTCGGTGCGCGTGTCCTTGCGCGCAAAGGTCTTGAGATGGCTCGTGAGGGCCGCGAGGCGATCGACCACCTTGTCCATGGTGACCAGGATCGGGGTGATATCCGTATTGGGCGAGCGGGTAGCGATGAGCTTGGCACTGGCCAAGTGCGTGGTCAGCGCCGCGACGGGTTGGCTGACCTCATGGGCTACCCCCGCAAGCGCCTGGCCAAGGCTGGCGAGCTTGGCCGCCTGCACCAGCCCCGCCTGCGCTTCAGCCTGCGCGCGCTCGGCGTGAATGCGCTCGGCAATCTCGGCGCGCAAAGCTTCATTGGCGACGTGAACGGCTTCCGTGCGTTCGGCCACGCGCTGCTCGAGCTGTTCGTGATCGGCAAGGCGTTGGGCGACGATGCGCTGGCGTTGCCAGAGAAGCGCGAGGATGAGGAGCACGGCCGCGGCGCCCAGCCCGCCCGCAGCCGCGGCAATCCAGGCCGAACGGAACAGCGGGGTCATGGGCGTAAAGGACACCAGCCGCCATTGATGGGTGGGCAGGCGCATCTCATCGACAGTGAATAGGCCCCGGGTTTCGCTGTCCTGGCCGGTGAGATAAGCCAGCTGGGTGCCGCGCGAGGGCCAGATATCGGCGGCGATAGGCGTTTCCACCCAGCCCCCGTCGCCATAGCGGCGCTGGTCGGTGATGCGGGACAGCTCGGCTGGGGAGGGCGCCAGGAGCGGGCGATAGCGCCAGTCCGGGCGCGTCGACAAGATGGCGACAGCGTTGTTATCGACAATGGCGATCAACTCGCCCGAACGCCACCAGGTCGCCTCGATCTCCCCCAGATTGATCTTGGTCACTGCAACGCCCAGCGGCCCGTCCGGGCCATCGATCCGGCGGGCCAGGAAATAGCCGGCAACACCGGTGACCGTGCCCACCGCATAGAATTTGGCGTCGCCATCGAACATCGCTTCTTCGAAATAAGGGCGATAGCCGAGTTTCTCGCCGAGCAAGCTGTCATAGGCCCACCAGTTGGATGCGGCGACCACCTGCCCATCCGTGCTCATGATGAACAATTCGCTCGCGCCGGCCGCATCATTGAGCTTGGACAAAAAGCCATTGGCGCGCTCGCGCAACTCGTCGTTGGCGGGGCTTTGCAGCAGGTCGCGCGCTTCGGCGGCAAGGGCTACCGAGGAGGGAAGATAATGAAAGCGCTCGATGATGGCCTCAAGCGTGCGATCGAAGAGGGCAAGCCGCCGATCCGCTTCATGCCCAGCATTGCGGATCGCGCCGGCCAAGGCGAACTCGAGGCACGCCCAGCCTACCGCGGTCACCAGCACCAATGCGCCCAGTGCTCGCGCCAGCTGCGCGCGGTTGGTGCTGGCCAATGGGGTGAAGAGTTGGGGCATTCGTCTCCCTGGCAGGTTTTTGCCAGATCTTGGTAGAAGCTCGGCAAGTTCTTGCCGGAACTGCTAGCACGCCAGAAGCTCCCTGCATATCTGCCTTGCGTATGCCGCTTGGCACGGCGATTGCAAAGCTTCCAGCATCGGGGTGGGCACGATCTGCTGCCCCTTGCTTATCCCCCGGGAGGATCAACAATGAAAAAGACTTTGACTGCCCTTGCCGCTGGCGCTTTCGTTGCCGGCCTCGGCCTTGCCTCCACCGCCTTCGCGCAGGATTACCCGACCAAGCCGATCACGGTCGTGGTGCCGTTCTCGGCCGGCGGGCCGACCGACACGGTTGCGCGCCTTGTTGCCGAAGTGATGAGCGCCGATCTGGGCCAGCAGGTGGTGATTCAAAATGTGGGTGGCGCGGGCGGCACGCTGGGTGCCGGCCAGGTCGCGACCGCGCCCAATGACGGCTACACGCTGCTGTTGCACCATATCGGCATGTCGACGGCGCCCAGCCTCTATCGCAGTCTGCCCTATGACCCGACCACCGATTTCGAGCCGATCGGGCTCATCACTTCGGTGCCGATGACCCTGGTGGCGCGCAAGGATTTCGAGCCCAGCACGCTGTCCGAGCTGCTTGAATACATCAAGGCCAATGGCGAGAACATCACCTATGCCCATGCCGGCATCGGTTCGGCGAGCCAGTTGTGCGGCATGCTGCTGATGAACGCGCTTGATACGCAAATGACCACCGTGCCCTATCAGGGTGCCGGCCCGGCCATGACCGACATCATCGGCGGCCAGATCGACATGATCTGCGACCAGACCACCAATACGACGAGCCAGATCCAGGCCGGCGAAGTGAAGGCCTATGCGGTGACGACGCCAGACCGTTTGAGCAATTTGCCCGACCTGCCGACCACGGCCGAAGGCGGTCTTGAGCTCGAGATCGGCGTCTGGCACGGTCTTTATGCGCCTGCCGGCACCGATGCAGCGATCATTGCCCGGCTCGAAGCCGCGCTCCAGGCCGCTTTGGCCAACGAAACCGTGGTGAGCCGCTTTGCCGAACTGGGCACCGTCCCGGTTTCTGCCGATGAAGCGACCCCCGCAGCACTGACCGAAACCCTGACCAGCCAGATTGCACTGTGGAAAGGCGTGATCGAAGCCGCCGGCGTCTTCGCTGAGTAAGGCGCGCGAGGTCTGAGGACCCCGTGCTGTCGAGTGTCGAGGTCGTGGCGCGATGCGATGCGCCGCGACCTGGCCCTCGGCATATCGATACTGCATCTAAGCGCAGAAAAGGAGTGACCGGCTGATGGCGGTCAATGCATCGACTAAAGAGCTCGTTTCCGGCGGGCTGTTTGTGGCCTTCGGCACCTATTTCGCCACCGAAGCCCTGCACTATGAAGTGGGCACGGCCTTTCGCATGGGCCCGGGCTTCATGCCGCTGATGCTGGGGGGTGTACTCGTCGCCCTTGGCGCTGCAGTGGCCATCAGCGGGCTGGGCAAGCCCGACAAGGAAACACGTTCGCCGCCGTCCTGGCGGGCGATCGTGCTGATTCTCGGGACGATCATCTTTTTTGCCGCAACGATCCGGGGCCTTGGCTTTGTGCCCGTGGTCTTCATTTCTGCGTTCGCCACCGCGATGGCCAGCCGCAACAATTCGCCCGTCTTTGCCGTGATCTTGGCGGTGGGACTAACGGTGATGTGCGCGCTGATCTTTGTGATCGGACTTGGCTTTTCCGTGCCGCTCGTCGGCCCCTGGCTCGGGCGATAGGAGACGGCCATGGATATCATTGCTTCGCTTGGACTTGGCTTTTCCGTTGCGCTCGATCCGATCAACATCTTTTATTGTTTCATCGGCGTCCTGCTGGGCACCCTGGTGGGCGTATTGCCGGGCATCGGGCCTACCGCCACCATCGCCATGCTCCTGCCGATTACCTTTTCGCTCTCGCCGGCCACCGCATTGATCATGCTCGCCGGTATCTATTACGGCGCGCAATATGGCGGCTCCACCACCGCGATCCTGATCAATCTGCCCGGTGAATCCTCCTCGGCGGTAACCGCCATTGACGGTTACCAGATGGCCAAGCAGGGTCGGGCGGGCCCAGCACTCGCCGCCGCAGCGCTGGGCTCGTTTTTCGCCGGGACCGTGGGCACGCTGTTGCTGGCCTTTTTCGCGCCGCCCTTGGCGCGAGCGGCGCTCAATTTCGGTGCGCCCGAATATTTCGCGCTGATCGTGCTGGGCCTGCTGGTCTCCATCGCGCTGGCGCATGGCTCAATCCTCAAGGCCCTCGCCATGATCGTGCTTGGCCTGCTGCTGGGCATGGTTGGGCAGGACATCTATACCGGCCAGCCGCGCTTCACCTTCGGCATCCGCGAGCTTTATTCCGGCTTGAACTTCGTGTCGGTTGCCGTGGGCATCTTCGGCGTCGCCGAAATCCTGCGCAATCTGGAGGTCGAAAAAGGCCGCGAGATCATGGTCAAGGCCGTCAAGAATCTGTGGCTGACCAAGGAAGATTTCCGCCGCTCCACGGGTCCCGTGCTGCGCGGCACGGCACTGGGGTCGGTGCTCGGTATCCTGCCCGGTGGCGGGCACATCCTGGCATCCTTTGCCTCCTATTCCGCTGAAAAGCGGCTGAGCAAGAATCCACAGGAATTCGGGCACGGCGCCATCGAAGGGGTGGCCGGGCCGGAATCGGCCAATAATGCTGCGGCCCAAACCAGCTTTATTCCGCTAATGACGCTGGGTATCCCCGCTCACCCCGTGATGGCGCTGATGGTGGGTGCCTTTATTCTTCAGGGCATCACGCCCGGCCCCAACGTCATCAACGACCAGCCGGCGCTGTTCTGGGGCATCATCGCTTCGATGTGGATCGGCAATGTGCTGCTGGTGCTGCTCAACCTGCCGCTGATCGGGCTTTGGGTGAAACTGCTGTCCATTCCTTACCGGGCGCTGTTTCCGGCCATCGTGCTCTTCGCCTGTATCGGGTGTTTCTCGATCAACCAGAACATCTACGACATCTATGCCATCGGGTTCTTCGGCATTGTCGGTTATGTGCTGATCCGGTTCAGTTGCGAGCCGGCGCCGCTGCTGCTGGGCTTTGTGCTGGGGCCGCTGCTCGAAGAGCATCTGCGCCGCGCCATGATCATCTCGCGGGGCGATCCGATGATCTTTGTCACCCGGCCCATCTCGGCAACCCTGCTCGCCCTGGCGGTTCTGGCGGTGGTGATTGCGGTGCTGCCCAATATCCGCAAGAAACGGCAGGAGGTTTTTGTCGAGGAGGACTGAGACCGCTTTTTCAAGCTACACCAAACGGGCGAATGTCCGCCGCAGAGCGGCTTCGCCCATTCATCGGGAGGAATAAATGCAACCAACGTCTTTGCTTGTCGCCGCCTTGTCACTCGCCTCAGCCCTGGTCACTCCAGCCTTGGCGCAAGACAATTTCCCCACCAAGTCCATCAACCTCGTTGTGCCCTTTGCACCCGGCGGCTCCACCGATCTGGTGGGGCGCGTTGTTGCCGAAGCCATGAGCCAGCAACTTGGCCAGCAGGTGCTGGTGGTCAACCAGGCCGGTGCCGGCGGCGTGCTCGGTGCCACTGCGGTGGCCGACGCAACCCCAGACGGCTACACGATCCTGATGGGCACCATCGCCACCCATGCCCTCAGCGCCTCGCTCTACACCACGCCGCCCTTTGATCCGGTGGCCGATTTCACGCCGATCTCCCTGCTGGTGACGGTGCCTAATGTGCTTCTGGTCAATCCTGATTTCCCAGCCAACACTGTCGAGGAGCTGATTGCCGAGCTCAAGAGCAAGCCCGAAGAATATGCCTATGCCTCTTCAGGGAATGGCACGCCCCTCCACCTTTCAGGCGAAGTGTTCAAATCCATGGCCGGAGTTGAAATGGTTCACGTTCCCTATCAGGGTTCGGGCCCTGCACTGGTGGACGCCATCAGCGGCGCCGTGCCGATCATCTTCGACAATCTGCCTTCCGCGAGCGAGCACATGAAGGGCGGTACGCTGCGGGCGCTGGCGGTTACGACGCTCGAGCGCTCGCCCAGCTTCCCCGACCTGCCGACCATGGATGAATCAGGAGTTCCCGGTTACGAAACCAACACTTGGAATGCGCTTTTTGCGCCAGCCGGAACGCCGCCCGAAGTGATCGCCAAGCTTAATGAGGCAGCGGTCGCGGCGGTCAAGGATCCCGCTGTGACGGCCCGTTTGGCAGAAGTAGGGGCTGTTGTGGTCGGCTCCACACCCGAAGAACTGGGGGAATATGTGCAGGCCGAAGTGCAGCGCTGGGCGCCAGTGATTGCCGAGGCGGGCGTCAAGATCCAATAAAGCTTGCCGCGTGAGCCGGACGACCCGCAAACCACGCTCGACACAACAGACCGGCGCCAGATCACTTCTGGCGCCGGTCTGTTGATCTTTGCAGCTAGCTTGTGCGCCGCATTGCCGCCAAGTTGATCAGTGCTTGCGCGGCAGCGGGAAATCGGCGCTGCGGTAAAGCTGAGTGAGTTCATGCTTACGATAAGCCTTGGTGCCCACCTGGAGCAGTGCCCCATGCAGGCTCACGGGTGCAGCTTCTTCAACGGCAAAGCGGATGGCCTGGGCAGCGGTCCGGAACCGCTTGGCCCCCTGTTCGAAGGCAGTCTGGTGATCACGGCCAAGGAAAAGCTCGGCGGGGGCAGTGTAGTCGGTATGTGTCATTCGGTCTCGTTCTAGGAGCCCCACTGGAGCGGGGGCTATGCTAACTCGCTGAACGCTTGTGGCGCTTTGGGGCGAGTTCCTGCGGGCTGAAAAGAGTTGGACGCGCGCAGGGTTGATGGTTCGGCAAGGGGAGGGCTGGCTGGCACCAATCCGGCGCCGCCTCGGCGGTGCGGTTCACATTGAACCTGGCCGCCAAG is a genomic window containing:
- a CDS encoding tripartite tricarboxylate transporter permease, whose protein sequence is MDIIASLGLGFSVALDPINIFYCFIGVLLGTLVGVLPGIGPTATIAMLLPITFSLSPATALIMLAGIYYGAQYGGSTTAILINLPGESSSAVTAIDGYQMAKQGRAGPALAAAALGSFFAGTVGTLLLAFFAPPLARAALNFGAPEYFALIVLGLLVSIALAHGSILKALAMIVLGLLLGMVGQDIYTGQPRFTFGIRELYSGLNFVSVAVGIFGVAEILRNLEVEKGREIMVKAVKNLWLTKEDFRRSTGPVLRGTALGSVLGILPGGGHILASFASYSAEKRLSKNPQEFGHGAIEGVAGPESANNAAAQTSFIPLMTLGIPAHPVMALMVGAFILQGITPGPNVINDQPALFWGIIASMWIGNVLLVLLNLPLIGLWVKLLSIPYRALFPAIVLFACIGCFSINQNIYDIYAIGFFGIVGYVLIRFSCEPAPLLLGFVLGPLLEEHLRRAMIISRGDPMIFVTRPISATLLALAVLAVVIAVLPNIRKKRQEVFVEED
- a CDS encoding tripartite tricarboxylate transporter substrate-binding protein, translated to MKKTLTALAAGAFVAGLGLASTAFAQDYPTKPITVVVPFSAGGPTDTVARLVAEVMSADLGQQVVIQNVGGAGGTLGAGQVATAPNDGYTLLLHHIGMSTAPSLYRSLPYDPTTDFEPIGLITSVPMTLVARKDFEPSTLSELLEYIKANGENITYAHAGIGSASQLCGMLLMNALDTQMTTVPYQGAGPAMTDIIGGQIDMICDQTTNTTSQIQAGEVKAYAVTTPDRLSNLPDLPTTAEGGLELEIGVWHGLYAPAGTDAAIIARLEAALQAALANETVVSRFAELGTVPVSADEATPAALTETLTSQIALWKGVIEAAGVFAE
- a CDS encoding tripartite tricarboxylate transporter substrate binding protein, yielding MQPTSLLVAALSLASALVTPALAQDNFPTKSINLVVPFAPGGSTDLVGRVVAEAMSQQLGQQVLVVNQAGAGGVLGATAVADATPDGYTILMGTIATHALSASLYTTPPFDPVADFTPISLLVTVPNVLLVNPDFPANTVEELIAELKSKPEEYAYASSGNGTPLHLSGEVFKSMAGVEMVHVPYQGSGPALVDAISGAVPIIFDNLPSASEHMKGGTLRALAVTTLERSPSFPDLPTMDESGVPGYETNTWNALFAPAGTPPEVIAKLNEAAVAAVKDPAVTARLAEVGAVVVGSTPEELGEYVQAEVQRWAPVIAEAGVKIQ
- a CDS encoding ATP-binding protein is translated as MPQLFTPLASTNRAQLARALGALVLVTAVGWACLEFALAGAIRNAGHEADRRLALFDRTLEAIIERFHYLPSSVALAAEARDLLQSPANDELRERANGFLSKLNDAAGASELFIMSTDGQVVAASNWWAYDSLLGEKLGYRPYFEEAMFDGDAKFYAVGTVTGVAGYFLARRIDGPDGPLGVAVTKINLGEIEATWWRSGELIAIVDNNAVAILSTRPDWRYRPLLAPSPAELSRITDQRRYGDGGWVETPIAADIWPSRGTQLAYLTGQDSETRGLFTVDEMRLPTHQWRLVSFTPMTPLFRSAWIAAAAGGLGAAAVLLILALLWQRQRIVAQRLADHEQLEQRVAERTEAVHVANEALRAEIAERIHAERAQAEAQAGLVQAAKLASLGQALAGVAHEVSQPVAALTTHLASAKLIATRSPNTDITPILVTMDKVVDRLAALTSHLKTFARKDTRTEQQSELGSVINNALDLVDHKLRAFGIDVEYQRHRAALPATGNPVHLEQVVINLLSNAADAMEHSAVRVLSIGVHRHERSAEIVVTDTGTGIAPADLGNVFDPFYTTKEVGRGLGLGLAISYGLVRDLGGAITVRSSPEQGSTFTVRLPLAHSSVAEKLFA
- a CDS encoding sigma-54 dependent transcriptional regulator: MSDPLVLIVDDEEMVRTALAQWLRLSGFAVEVATSAAEALLALDDVHPDVVLTDVRMPGLSGMNLLRTVRDRALPTEVILITGHGDVPMAVGAMRAGAFDFLQKPYVPDELVASLHRAVSQAALKREIAQLRRRLDGGENELAARLVGASGIMEELRHAIRELAPIPTDVVVLGETGTGKEVVARCLHDFSPRAKGPFVAVNCAAIPAELIESELFGHEGGAFTGAKGQRIGKFEFANGGTLLLDEIESMPLLAQAKVLRVIQERTVERLGSNRQIPLDLRIVAASKVDLRAESEAGRFRADLFYRLNMATLQLPPMRERGDDCVMLFHHFLAQAAHRFGRPVPPLHPADINALVMHSWPGNVRELRAAAERFALGLHPSGHSLQAILDPRIKAVPVSGLSLADRVASYERHVIEAELSLHAGSVAAVAETLQVPRRTLSEKMTRLAVRRSLQET
- a CDS encoding tripartite tricarboxylate transporter TctB family protein, which encodes MAVNASTKELVSGGLFVAFGTYFATEALHYEVGTAFRMGPGFMPLMLGGVLVALGAAVAISGLGKPDKETRSPPSWRAIVLILGTIIFFAATIRGLGFVPVVFISAFATAMASRNNSPVFAVILAVGLTVMCALIFVIGLGFSVPLVGPWLGR